The following coding sequences lie in one Clupea harengus chromosome 23, Ch_v2.0.2, whole genome shotgun sequence genomic window:
- the LOC105891185 gene encoding cytochrome P450 26C1-like: protein MNLFELGTLSFFATTTIVSFLSIVLLVTLSQQLWTLRWSITRDRDSDLPIPKGSMGWPVVGETLYWLFQGSNFHVTRREKYGSVFKTHLLGKPVIRVTGAENIRKILMGEHNLVSTQWPQSTRIILGPNTLANSVGELHKRKRKILAHAFSHAAFETYIPRLQDVIKKEVAKWCSEPGCIDVYAATKMLTFRIAMQVLLGLDAADTQMDYLSKTFEQLTDNLFSLPIDVSFSGLRKGIKARDTLHNFMEKLIEEKLQKQWDGYNDAFDYILGSAKENHYDITLQELKETAVELIFAAHATTASASTSLILLLLLHPAVAQKSRAEIESSELGRTISRMSSPRLSPENSVERSKDCKLESVPAEHHSTTATAQIHGKVGPRYHLPHLTLEKLSRMRYLDCVVKEVLRLLPPVSGGYRTVLKTFELDGFQIPKGWSVMYSIRDTHETAPVYQCPDLFDPERFGAERDEAGKGRFSYVPFGGGVRGCVGKELAQVIIKTLAVELLGTTDWRMATKKPPRMQTVPVVHPVNGFHVHFNYKHP, encoded by the exons ATGAACCTGTTTGAACTTGGAACCCTGTCCTTCttcgccaccaccaccatcgtGTCTTTCCTGTCAATTGTGCTGCTCGTAACCCTATCGCAGCAGCTATGGACTCTGCGATGGTCCATCACcagggacagagacagcgaCTTACCGATCCCTAAGGGGTCCATGGGGTGGCCAGTAGTCGGGGAAACACTCTACTGGCTTTTCCAG GGTTCAAACTTTCACGTCACACGGCGTGAGAAGTACGGCAGTGTTTTTAAAACGCATCTTTTGGGGAAACCAGTAATTCGCGTGACCGGAGCAGAGAACATTCGCAAGATTTTGATGGGCGAACATAACCTGGTGTCCACGCAATGGCCACAAAGCACACGCATCATCTTGGGTCCTAACACTTTGGCCAACTCGGTCGGTGAGCTTCACAAGCGCAAACGAAAG ATCCTCGCACACGCGTTCAGTCACGCCGCGTTTGAAACGTATATCCCCCGCTTACAAGATGTCATCAAAAAAGAAGTTGCCAAGTGGTGCTCAGAACCCGGTTGTATTGATGTCTACGCCGCAACCAAGATGCTCACCTTCCGTATCGCGATGCAGGTGCTTCTGGGGCTGGATGCAGCGGACACCCAAATGGATTACCTTTCCAAAACGTTTGAGCAACTAACAGATAACCTATTCTCGCTCCCCATTGATGTGTCTTTCAGTGGCCTCCGTAAA gGTATAAAAGCCAGAGATACCCTCCATAACTTTATGGAGAAATTGATTGAGGAAAAGCTCCAGAAACAATGGGATGGATATAACGACGCTTTTGATTATATCTTGGGTAGTGCCAAAGAAAACCACTACGATATAACTCTCCAAGAGCTGAAG GAGACTGCAGTAGAACTAATTTTCGCCGCACATGCCACCACAGCCAGTGCCTCAACGTCACTCAtcctgctcttgctcctgcATCCTGCTGTAGCCCAGAAATCCCGGGCGGAAATTGAGTCATCGGAACTCGGGCGCACTATAAGTAGAATGAGTTCCCCCCGTCTGTCACCAGAAAACTCAGTGGAAAGGAGCAAGGACTGTAAACTAGAGTCTGTTCCAGCAGAGCATCACAGCACTACTGCCACTGCCCAAATACACGGGAAAGTTGGACCAAGGTATCATCTACCCCACCTGACCTTGGAAAAACTAAGCCGAATGCGGTATTTAGACTGTGTTGTAAAAGAAGTACTCCGACTTCTCCCACCTGTTTCTGGCGGTTACAGGACAGTTCTGAAGACGTTTGAACTAGAT GGATTTCAGATCCCAAAAGGGTGGAGCGTCATGTACAGCATCCGTGACACGCACGAGACCGCCCCGGTGTACCAATGCCCGGACCTGTTCGACCCGGAACGCTTCGGAGCGGAGCGAGACGAGGCGGGGAAGGGCCGCTTCAGCTACGTGCCCTTCGGCGGAGGCGTGAGGGGCTGCGTCGGGAAGGAGCTGGCTCAGGTGATCATCAAAACCCTGGCCGTGGAGCTGCTGGGCACCACCGATTGGAGGATGGCCACCAAGAAGCCGCCCAGGATGCAGACGGTCCCCGTCGTCCACCCCGTCAACGGCTTCCATGTTCACTTCAACTACAAGCACCCCTGA
- the LOC105891210 gene encoding cytochrome P450 26A1 isoform X1 yields the protein MGFYSLAVTFLCTVVLPVLLFLVAVKLWEFFMIRGRDSSCPRPLPPGTMGMPFIGETLQLILQRRKFLRMKRQKYGYIYKTHLFGNPTVRVLGAENVRQILLGENKLVAVQWPASVRTILGSDTLSNVHGSQHKNKKRAIMKAFSREALEQYIPVIQEEVRSALRDWLKRDACVLVYPEMKRLMFRIAMRILLGFEPDQIKTDEQELVEAFEEMIKNLFSLPIDVPFSGLYRGLKARNFIHSKIEENIKKKIQEEDTERKHKDALQLLIENSRKCEEPFSMQAIKEAATELLFGGHETTASTATSLVMFLGLHPEVVQKVREELQQKEEVGLYSKGETPSMELLEQLKYTGCVIKETLRINPPVPGGFRVALKTFELNGYQIPKGWNVIYSICDTHDVADTFPNKEDFQPERFMAKASEDSSRFNYIPFGGGSRMCVGKEFAKVLLKTFLIELTQHCNWTLSNGPPTMKTGPTVYPSDNLPTRFSSYVGN from the exons ATGGGTTTCTATTCTCTGGCTGTAACTTTCCTTTGCACTGTCGTACTTCCAGTTCTGCTATTTTTAGTAGCAGTGAAATTGTGGGAGTTTTTCATGATCCGTGGACGCGACTCAAGTTGCCCCCGTCCCTTGCCTCCAGGTACCATGGGCATGCCGTTCATTGGCGAGACGCTTCAACTGATTCTTCAG AGGAGAAAATTCCTAAGGATGAAGCGCCAGAAATATGGATATATCTACAAAACTCACCTCTTCGGCAATCCTACTGTGCGCGTACTGGGTGCCGAAAACGTAAGGCAAATTCTGTTGGGCGAAAACAAACTTGTTGCTGTCCAGTGGCCCGCCTCCGTGAGAACTATCCTGGGCTCAGACACCCTCTCCAATGTGCACGGATCCCAGCACAAGAACAAGAAAAGG GCAATAATGAAAGCGTTCTCCCGGGAAGCGCTCGAGCAGTACATCCCAGTTAtccaggaggaggtgaggagtgCCCTGAGGGACTGGCTTAAACGCGACGCGTGTGTGCTCGTGTATCCCGAGATGAAGCGACTCATGTTCCGCATCGCAATGAGGATCCTGCTCGGTTTCGAACCAGATCAAATCAAGACAGACGAACAGGAGTTGGTGGAGGCGTTTGAGGAAATGATCAAGAATCTTTTTTCCCTTCCGATAGACGTGCCTTTCAGCGGACTATATCGG GGGCTCAAAGCTCGCAATTTTATCCATTCCAAAATCGAAGAGAACATTAAGAAGAAAATCCAAGAGGAGGACACTGAGCGCAAACACAAAGATGCTCTTCAGTtactgattgagaacagcaggAAATGCGAGGAGCCATTCAGCATGCAG GCAATTAAAGAGGCAGCTACAGAATTGTTATTTGGTGGGCATGAGACCACTGCCAGCACAGCCACCTCCCTGGTGATGTTCCTCGGGCTGCATCCAGAAGTTGTCCAGAAAGTACGAGAGGAGCTGCAACAGAAG GAGGAGGTCGGGCTGTACTCTAAGGGCGAAACCCCGAGCATGGAGTTGCTGGAGCAGCTGAAGTACACTGGCTGTGTGATCAAGGAGACGCTGCGCATCAACCCTCCGGTTCCTGGAGGGTTCCGGGTGGCCCTCAAGACATTTGAACTCAAC GGCTACCAGATTCCCAAGGGCTGGAACGTCATCTACAGCATCTGTGACACCCATGACGTTGCAGACACTTTCCCCAACAAGGAGGACTTCCAGCCGGAGCGGTTTATGGCCAAGGCTTCCGAAGACTCCTCGCGCTTTAACTACATCCCATTTGGCGGCGGCTCCCGCATGTGCGTGGGGAAAGAGTTCGCCAAAGTGCTCCTCAAAACATTCCTCATCGAGCTCACGCAGCACTGTAACTGGACTCTGTCAAATGGACCCCCAACCATGAAAACCGGGCCAACGGTGTACCCTTCGGACAATCTCCCCACTAGGTTCAGTAGTTATGTCGGCAATTAG
- the LOC105891210 gene encoding cytochrome P450 26A1 isoform X2, producing MIRGRDSSCPRPLPPGTMGMPFIGETLQLILQRRKFLRMKRQKYGYIYKTHLFGNPTVRVLGAENVRQILLGENKLVAVQWPASVRTILGSDTLSNVHGSQHKNKKRAIMKAFSREALEQYIPVIQEEVRSALRDWLKRDACVLVYPEMKRLMFRIAMRILLGFEPDQIKTDEQELVEAFEEMIKNLFSLPIDVPFSGLYRGLKARNFIHSKIEENIKKKIQEEDTERKHKDALQLLIENSRKCEEPFSMQAIKEAATELLFGGHETTASTATSLVMFLGLHPEVVQKVREELQQKEEVGLYSKGETPSMELLEQLKYTGCVIKETLRINPPVPGGFRVALKTFELNGYQIPKGWNVIYSICDTHDVADTFPNKEDFQPERFMAKASEDSSRFNYIPFGGGSRMCVGKEFAKVLLKTFLIELTQHCNWTLSNGPPTMKTGPTVYPSDNLPTRFSSYVGN from the exons ATGATCCGTGGACGCGACTCAAGTTGCCCCCGTCCCTTGCCTCCAGGTACCATGGGCATGCCGTTCATTGGCGAGACGCTTCAACTGATTCTTCAG AGGAGAAAATTCCTAAGGATGAAGCGCCAGAAATATGGATATATCTACAAAACTCACCTCTTCGGCAATCCTACTGTGCGCGTACTGGGTGCCGAAAACGTAAGGCAAATTCTGTTGGGCGAAAACAAACTTGTTGCTGTCCAGTGGCCCGCCTCCGTGAGAACTATCCTGGGCTCAGACACCCTCTCCAATGTGCACGGATCCCAGCACAAGAACAAGAAAAGG GCAATAATGAAAGCGTTCTCCCGGGAAGCGCTCGAGCAGTACATCCCAGTTAtccaggaggaggtgaggagtgCCCTGAGGGACTGGCTTAAACGCGACGCGTGTGTGCTCGTGTATCCCGAGATGAAGCGACTCATGTTCCGCATCGCAATGAGGATCCTGCTCGGTTTCGAACCAGATCAAATCAAGACAGACGAACAGGAGTTGGTGGAGGCGTTTGAGGAAATGATCAAGAATCTTTTTTCCCTTCCGATAGACGTGCCTTTCAGCGGACTATATCGG GGGCTCAAAGCTCGCAATTTTATCCATTCCAAAATCGAAGAGAACATTAAGAAGAAAATCCAAGAGGAGGACACTGAGCGCAAACACAAAGATGCTCTTCAGTtactgattgagaacagcaggAAATGCGAGGAGCCATTCAGCATGCAG GCAATTAAAGAGGCAGCTACAGAATTGTTATTTGGTGGGCATGAGACCACTGCCAGCACAGCCACCTCCCTGGTGATGTTCCTCGGGCTGCATCCAGAAGTTGTCCAGAAAGTACGAGAGGAGCTGCAACAGAAG GAGGAGGTCGGGCTGTACTCTAAGGGCGAAACCCCGAGCATGGAGTTGCTGGAGCAGCTGAAGTACACTGGCTGTGTGATCAAGGAGACGCTGCGCATCAACCCTCCGGTTCCTGGAGGGTTCCGGGTGGCCCTCAAGACATTTGAACTCAAC GGCTACCAGATTCCCAAGGGCTGGAACGTCATCTACAGCATCTGTGACACCCATGACGTTGCAGACACTTTCCCCAACAAGGAGGACTTCCAGCCGGAGCGGTTTATGGCCAAGGCTTCCGAAGACTCCTCGCGCTTTAACTACATCCCATTTGGCGGCGGCTCCCGCATGTGCGTGGGGAAAGAGTTCGCCAAAGTGCTCCTCAAAACATTCCTCATCGAGCTCACGCAGCACTGTAACTGGACTCTGTCAAATGGACCCCCAACCATGAAAACCGGGCCAACGGTGTACCCTTCGGACAATCTCCCCACTAGGTTCAGTAGTTATGTCGGCAATTAG